The Terriglobus roseus sequence CGACAACCTGATGCCCGCACAATACATGCTGGCGCTGCTTCACCTCGTCGGCGGCGTTCTTCTTTACATGGCATCGTTGCAGACAAGTTTCGGTCCGCTCTATGGCCTGATCCTGGCATACGCTGTGCTGTACATGCCGACGCTGGGTCTGGTGAACGCAATTTCGTTCCGCCAGATCAATGATCCTAAGACAGAATTCGCGCCCATCCGTGTGCTGGGCACCATCGGCTGGATCTGCGCCGGACTCTTCATCAGCTTCGTGCTGCACGGCGAGACGACTTCCCTGCCGCTGAAGATGTCGGCTGCCGCTTCAATCGTACTGGCGGTCTTTTCCTTAATGCTGCCGCACACCCCTCCACAGGTCAGCGAGCCGTTCCGCGTTGGCAACCTGTTTCCGATGGAAGTACGCCGCATGTTCCGCGACAAGAGCTTTGTGGTCTTTGCAGCAGCATCGTTCCTCATCTGTATCCCGCTGCAGTTCTACTACGCCTTTACGAACCCCTTCCTGGTGCAGGCGGGCGTTGCAAACTCCGCTTCGAAGATGTCTCTCGGGCAAGTGTCTGAGACGCTCTGTATGCTGCTGATCCCCTTTTTCTTCCGCCGCTTGGGCGTCAAGTGGATGTTGGTTGCCGGCATGGCAGCGTGGGTCATCCGTTACGGCTTCTTCGCTTACGGCGATGCGCATGCTGGCGTCTGGCTGCTGCTGGCGGGCATCCTGATCCATGGCATCTGCTACGACTTCTTCTTCGTGACGGGCCAGATCTACACGGACCGCAAGGCTCCCGCAGCGTACCGCGGTGCAGCGCAGGGTCTGATTATGCTCATTACCTATGGCATCGGCATGCTGGTTGGCTCATGGCTGAGCGGCCTGGTCGTCGACAAGTACGCGACCGTACTGGCGGATGGCTCGGCTGCTCATAACTGGCGCGCGATCTGGCTGGTTGCATCCGGCCTGTCGGCTGTCGTGCTGATCCTGTTCGTGTCCGTCTTCAAGGATGATGAGGACGACGAACCCAACACGACGGCGACGACTCCGCTCATGGTCGACGCAGAACCGGCACTCGTGCCCGAGGGATCCATTTAATGCAGTCTGCTCCAACGAAGAAGATCGGCATGGGCCTGGTTGGCCCTGGTTTCATCGCATCGCACCACATCGACGCCGTCCGACGCCTTGGCTTTGCCGAAGTGGTTGCACTCGCCGACGCCAGCGTCGAGTTAGCGCGGCCTAAGGCAGATGCGCTCGGCATTCGCAACGCGTATGGATCAGCTCAGGAGTTAATCGCAGATCCTGACGTCGATGTGGTCCACAACACCACTCCGAACCATCTGCACTTCGCCGTCTCCATGGCGGCGATCGAGGCGGGTAAGCACATCGTCAGCGAGAAGCCGCTGGCAATGGACAGCGACCAGTGCCGCCGTCTGCGTGATGCGGCGAAGGCCGCAGGCGTCGTCAACGCGGTGATGTTTAACTATCGCGGCAATCCGTTGGTGCAGCATATGCGCGCGATGATCGCGGCGGATGAGATCGGATCGCCGGTCTTCGTCAAAGGCCAATATCTGCAGGACTGGCTTACAGACGACCACGTCTTCTCGTGGCGGCTGGATCCGGCGCTCGGCGGCAAGAGTTCTGCACTCGCGGACATCGGATCACACACCTGCGATCTGGCGGAGCACGTCACGGGGGCGAAGATCGTTTCGGTTCTTGCGGACCTTGGGACGATTGTCAAGACCCGTTACACCAGCGGCTCAGCGATCGCCTTCTCTGGTGAAAAGGGTGGCGATCTACGCGAGGTGCAGATTGCCGGCGAAGATGTTGCCAGCGTAATGCTGCGCTTCGCGAATGGTGCCAAGGGCATCGTAACGGTAGGCCAGGTGCTGCCGGGACACAAGAACGACCTGCAGCTTGAGATCAATGGTCGCAAGGCATCGCTCGGCTGGAAGCAGGAGTCGCAGAATGAACTCTGGATCGGACGTTATGACGCACCGAACTCCATGATGGCGAAGGATCCGTCGCTGATGGCCGCCAGTGCAAAGCCTTATGCACACCTGCCCGGTGGACACCAGGAAGGCTGGCCCGATGCGTTCTTCAACGTTGTCTCGGCGATCTATGGTTGGGTGCGCGCTGGTGCTGCATCCCCGAAGCCCGAGGTCGTTTCTTCCTTTGCCGATGCTACGCATGTGACGGAGATTGTCGATGCCATGCTACGCAGCCATGACGGCGGAAACGTCTGGATCGCGGTTGAATAGAAGCTCAGCAGTTCGCACGTAAGAAGGGCGGCCTAATCGGCCGCCCTTCTTGACTATCCCCTATGGACGGTCTGGGGCTGCCTTCACCTGCAACTCGACGATATCGTCTTCGAGTCCCTGCTGGTGCCAGCCGCCAGCTAGAAGAACAGGATATTGTCCAACTCGACCCATGTCGTTGTTCCGCCTTTGCGATGTGCGACAACCTCGATCTCAGTGAGGTCGTCGCCCTTCCAGAGCGCATCCGCCGGCGATGTTCTCCTGCCCGCGATGGGGTGCAATTCCGTGAAAGGAATCTCCACCGACTTCCATTCTGCATTTCCGGAGACAGTCGCGGAATATGCCGCATTGAGTGCGTTGAGCCGCAGCTCGTACTCACCGTCACCACGGATATCGAGCCGGATCCCCTTGTAACCACGCAGATCGGCGGGCGCGATGGATCCTTTGGTCAAGGGCACGACGATGCTTACCGATGGTTTGTCTTTGACGACCATCTTCCCGGTCATCAACAGTGCGTGGTTCGTTCCTTCGCGGGGAACGATCTGGAGGATCTCGGAACTGCGCGACAGGCCTCCGTCCGGGTTCGTGACCACCAGCGTGGCGAAGTTTGTCCGCATATCTTCGCGTTCAAAATCATCGACGATATTGCCGACTTTCGCGGCTGCCATAGGCACGTCAGGGTTGGGCGCAAGCGCACCGGGACCGAAGACAAGTCGTCCACTAAGAAACACCCTATCGGTCTTTTCGACGTCGCCAATCGTCTCCCATGGCTTGCCCTTGAGGAGGACGAGGTCGGCTCGCTTTCCCACTTCGATGGTTCCACGGTCGTTGATCTCTCCCATGGCGCGGGCGCTGTTAGCGGTGCCCGCGATGAGCGCGGCAGAGGCGGGCAAACCCGCCTGTACCAGCAACTCCATCTCGCGCAGGGACGATTTTCCGTGCGGAGTACCGGGCATACCTGCGTCTGTGCCAAGTGTGATCGGAACACCTGCCTCGTAAAGCAAGCGAGTGTTGTTCAATGCCAGGTGCCAGCGCTTCTGCGACTGCAGGAAACGTGGATCCGTGGCCGGGATGGGAGTTGAGCCGGGCTTATTAGGCTCATAGACCGCCAGGGTGGGAGCAAATGCACTGCCACCCCGTTTGATGGCTGCGATGGTGGCTTCATCGAGGTCGCGATCCTGCAAGGCATGAGCGATCACGTCCACGTGACCGTCTCCTGCGTCCTTTCCTTTTGAGACAGTCACCGTATGGGTCAGGACGGGCATCTGGAACTTGTGCGCTTCGTCGACCAGTGCCGCGATAGCGTCAGCGTTCATGCTTGTGTTGTCCGGCGACATGCCGTAGCGCCACCCATCGATCATGGTCTCGCCGAAGCAGTCGGGTTTATAGCGCATCAGGTCGTCAACCGCCGCGCGCGCTTCGAGCGGCGTCACGATCTGCCGTGTGGTTGCAGAGTCGGCCCAGTCTGCTCCGTGGCCACCGGGCGTACTGATTCTTCCGCAGATGTTGACGTGGGGTGCATTGAGCATACCAATCCAGGCGCGCCTCGCCTCGAAAGACTCAGGCGACGAGTTGAAATCATCGACCGTAGTGACGCCTGCGGCAAGGTCTTCATTCGCCATCACGGGGACGGAATGCGGCATGCCGCTTTCGGTCCAATGCGTATGAAGATCGAAGAAGCCCGGCAGCAACGCCTCACCCGTTGCATCGATGGTTGTGTAGCCTGCGGGAACTGCGAGATGAGCGCCGACCGCGGTGATGCGGCCATTTTGGATAAGGACAGTCCTTGCAGAAGGTGCAGCTCCGGTACCGTCGAAGACCATTGCATCCACAATCGCGATGTCGACCGGCCGGGCATTCTGACCTGAACTTGAAAGAGCGCCGCATAAAGTGATCGCGGAAGCGACCGTCAGTGTCCGCTGGGTGAGAAATCGAAGCTTCAAGGTCATAGTTCTCCTGCCTGAGATGGGCACTGCATGGGCTGGCTGAAGCGAAAAAGGAAAATTAGGGGATACAGTCAGAGTACCGAATGGCGTGCGTCGTGGTCTCGGAAAACTGCGATCTGAATCTAACGCTTTCCGCCATGCAAGCCACGCATGCGGTCTTCTTCAGCCACTTGAGAATCAAGCGAGACGGGATCGAAGATACCAGTCGGCAAAAAAAGAGCGAGCCGCTTGGCTCGCTCTTGCTCTATCGATCGATGTGCAGACCTAGGTCCACCACGGCACAACGGCAGGTTCGGTGATCAACACACGCGAGAGCATGTTGATGGCGGAGGACAAGCCTTCGTGGATGGAGGTCAGCGCATCCTCATGCTCGATGCTGATGACGTAGTCATACCCGGCGAGGCGCAGCGCGGAGGCGATGCCCTTCCACTCGATCTCGCTGTGTCCCCAGCCGACAGAGCGGAAGAGCCAGGAGCGTGCAGCCATGTCGCGATAACTCTTGGTATCGAGCACGCCGTTGCGTGCCTTGTTACCGGGACTGACGTAAACGTCTTTCGCATGGAAGTGGAAGATGGCCTCGCCCAGTTCCGCGATCGCGGTCGGAATATCGATGCCCTGCCACCACATGTGGCTTGGATCAAAGTTGATGCCAAGCGAAGGGCCTGCCGCGGCGCGCAGACGCAGCAGTGTCTCCGGGTTGTAAACGACGAAGCCGGGGTGCGCTTCGAGCGCGATCTTGACCCCGTGATTCGCAGCAAAGGCCGCAGTCTTCTGCCAGTACGGGATGACTCGCTCGTTCCACTGCCAATCGAGCGCTTCGGCGTACTCGGGCGGCCAAGCAGCGGTAATCCAGTTGGGCGTAACGTCCGCGGGCGCACCTCCCGGACAACCGGAGAAGGTATTGACCACCGGCACGCCGAGCTTCTCGGCCAACAGGATGGTCTTGCGAATGATGTCATCGTCATGTGCCGCAATGTCCGCGCGGGGATGGATGGGGTTACCGTGGCACGACAGCGCGCTGATCGTAAGTCCAGCGTCGGCAATGCGCCTGCCGAAGGTCATCGAGGTGGACGTTCCGGTGAGCAGCCCCTCCAGATCCACGTGGCTTGCGCCCGGGAAGTTGCCGGTGCCGAGCTCCACCGCGGTGATGGCGGGGTAGCGCTTCAGTTCCTCCAAAAGCTCGTCAAAGTTGAGCGATCCAAATAGTGCTGTGAACAGGCCAAGCTTCAAGACAACATACCTCTTGCGTTATTTGTGCTGGTGAAACGCAGCGACCACATTCTCCGCGAGCATTCGCCCGGCTACTTTGCCGTCGCCCTCTTCCAGCGCATCGATCATATGCCAATGCACCTCCTGCGCGGCAAGCAGATCGATGTGCGCCTTCCCCAAGCGGGTCGCGATACGAACCTCATACGCAAGCGCCTCCCAGGCGCGCAACAGAGCACGGTTATTGGCTGCCTCTACGATCATGCGATGGAACTTCACGTCGTGCATTCCGTAGGCACGCTGATCTTTGCGCTTTGCCGCGGTCTGCACGGCGGTTGCTGCCTTGCGCAGATCGGCCACATTATCCTTAAAGTGCGGCGCGGCCAGCTCGGCGGCAAGCTGTTCCAGCGCGGCGCGGACGTCGTAGGCGTCCTCGATCTCTTTTGGCGTCAGCTCGCGGACTCTTGTGCCTTTGTAAGGCTCCGTAATGATGAGGTCCATGGCCTCCAGTTCGCGCAGTGCCTCGCGGACGGGGCCTTGGCTGGTCTGCATCTCGTCGGCGATCTGCAATTCCACAATGCGCGTGCCAGGCGCCATACGACCGTCCATGATGCGGCTGAGAAGCTCATGCTTGACTCGATCCGCCATGGATTCACGCTGGATGCCGTTCCTGCTCAAAGACATTTCAGCATTATCCCGGAAGAGAAGCAGAAAAGGCGCGGTTGGCACCGGCAAAGTACGTGCATTTCACTCCGTGAACAGTGCAACCCATGCCGCCGCGCTGCGCTATCCTTGATGTCAGGTCCACTATGGTTACCGCAGCACCAATCCCGGACGCACGCGCCGCTCTTAGGCGGCCATCGACGATCGTGACGGACTACGTCGAGTTGTTCAAGCCGCGCGTTACGTTGATGGTCATCATTACTGCTGCCGCGGGGTTCTACCTTGGGTCGCTGCGATCGGGCATCAGCCCGCTGAACCTGCAGTTTGTATGGGCGATGGTCGGCATGTCCATCGTCACCGCCGGTTCCAGCACACTGAACCAGGTCATTGAGCGTCGCACCGATGCTCTGATGCCTCGCACGCAATCGCGACCCCTGGCAGCGAAGCGGCTGGGATTTGCGCATGGCCTGATCATCGGCCTGCTGTGCATTGCGATTGGGTCGGTGGTGCTTGCCCTGACAACGAATCCGATCACGAGCATGTTGACGCTGCTGACGGCAATTGGCTACGTCGCCATCTACACGCCACTGAAGCGCATGAGCATGGCTGCGACCTTTGTCGGCGCATTTCCCGGTGCTTTGCCGCCGCTGATCGGATGGACGGCCGCGCGTGGATTCATCGAGTGGCCAGCCGTGGCGCTCTTTGCGATCCTGTTTGTCTGGCAGTTCCCTCACTTTGAGGCTATTGGCTGGCTGTACCGGAATGACTACGCCAAGGCCGGCATCCGCGTAACGGCTGTCGCCAAACCGGGCGGCCTCGCCACCGCGGCTCAGGCCCTGTTCTATGCCGTACTGATGATCCCGGTGAGTCTTTGGCCCGTGTGGCTGGGTACCAGCGGGTGGGCCTACGGTGCGGCGGCGCTTGTACTTGGCATCGCGTATCTCTATTACACACTTCGTTTCACACGCATCACGCGAGACCTGCCGCCGGCAGAATCCCGCAAGATAGCCCGCGACCTGCTGAAGGTGAGCGTCATCTACCTGCCGCTGCTACTGGCCGCCATGATCTTGAACGCGCACGGCCGCATCTTCTTTTAGGAAACCGATGACCGCAACCGATTCACGCCCCATTCCCGCGCCGGAACGCCTCAAGACGCCGCCATCGATCATTGCGGCAATCCTTGGCGTCTCTGCGGTCGCCAGCCTGTTTCTCTTCTGGCTGGTCTATTACCACGCGCCAGCGGATACGAACCACACGAAACTGCTCTTTCTGCCATCGCTGAATGCACTTTTCAATGGGCTCTCTGCTATCGCGCTGGTCATCGGGTTTGTCTACGTGAAGGTCGGCAAGATCAAGCAGCACCGCGCGGCGATGTTTACCGCCTTCGTCTTCTCCACACTGTTCCTCGTGTCTTACATTGCCAACCATGCGTTGCATGGTGAGTACCGCCTGCCGATCGCGCACGTCGGCGCGCTTTGGAACTTTTATTTCTGGATGCTGCTATCGCACATCAGCCTGTCCGTCGTGGCGCTGCCGCTGATCCTGATCACGTTTTTCTTCTCGCTGTCCCAGCGCTTCCAGCAGCATCGCAAGATTGCGCGGTGGACCTTTCCAATCTGGCTATACGTCTCGGTAACAGGCGTTCTGGTAGCTGTGATCCAGGCCGTTGTGCACGGATGAGCGCAACCTCGATCAAAGGAACTATGCGCCGCGATACCCGTTCGATTCTGCGTTTTTCCGTCACAACAGTCGTGATTGGCTTTGTGTGCGCTGCGGCTGTGTACGCCAGCGGTGGCATGACCTCGCACGGACCACACGGCACGGTGGGAT is a genomic window containing:
- a CDS encoding CIA30 family protein translates to MTLKLRFLTQRTLTVASAITLCGALSSSGQNARPVDIAIVDAMVFDGTGAAPSARTVLIQNGRITAVGAHLAVPAGYTTIDATGEALLPGFFDLHTHWTESGMPHSVPVMANEDLAAGVTTVDDFNSSPESFEARRAWIGMLNAPHVNICGRISTPGGHGADWADSATTRQIVTPLEARAAVDDLMRYKPDCFGETMIDGWRYGMSPDNTSMNADAIAALVDEAHKFQMPVLTHTVTVSKGKDAGDGHVDVIAHALQDRDLDEATIAAIKRGGSAFAPTLAVYEPNKPGSTPIPATDPRFLQSQKRWHLALNNTRLLYEAGVPITLGTDAGMPGTPHGKSSLREMELLVQAGLPASAALIAGTANSARAMGEINDRGTIEVGKRADLVLLKGKPWETIGDVEKTDRVFLSGRLVFGPGALAPNPDVPMAAAKVGNIVDDFEREDMRTNFATLVVTNPDGGLSRSSEILQIVPREGTNHALLMTGKMVVKDKPSVSIVVPLTKGSIAPADLRGYKGIRLDIRGDGEYELRLNALNAAYSATVSGNAEWKSVEIPFTELHPIAGRRTSPADALWKGDDLTEIEVVAHRKGGTTTWVELDNILFF
- a CDS encoding GntR family transcriptional regulator, with amino-acid sequence MSLSRNGIQRESMADRVKHELLSRIMDGRMAPGTRIVELQIADEMQTSQGPVREALRELEAMDLIITEPYKGTRVRELTPKEIEDAYDVRAALEQLAAELAAPHFKDNVADLRKAATAVQTAAKRKDQRAYGMHDVKFHRMIVEAANNRALLRAWEALAYEVRIATRLGKAHIDLLAAQEVHWHMIDALEEGDGKVAGRMLAENVVAAFHQHK
- a CDS encoding DUF420 domain-containing protein; amino-acid sequence: MTATDSRPIPAPERLKTPPSIIAAILGVSAVASLFLFWLVYYHAPADTNHTKLLFLPSLNALFNGLSAIALVIGFVYVKVGKIKQHRAAMFTAFVFSTLFLVSYIANHALHGEYRLPIAHVGALWNFYFWMLLSHISLSVVALPLILITFFFSLSQRFQQHRKIARWTFPIWLYVSVTGVLVAVIQAVVHG
- a CDS encoding nucleoside permease is translated as MTKVKLSLMMFLEFFIWGGWAVTVTSWVSQTLHFNGVQTGLIAGATAIGAVLSPFLAGWVADNLMPAQYMLALLHLVGGVLLYMASLQTSFGPLYGLILAYAVLYMPTLGLVNAISFRQINDPKTEFAPIRVLGTIGWICAGLFISFVLHGETTSLPLKMSAAASIVLAVFSLMLPHTPPQVSEPFRVGNLFPMEVRRMFRDKSFVVFAAASFLICIPLQFYYAFTNPFLVQAGVANSASKMSLGQVSETLCMLLIPFFFRRLGVKWMLVAGMAAWVIRYGFFAYGDAHAGVWLLLAGILIHGICYDFFFVTGQIYTDRKAPAAYRGAAQGLIMLITYGIGMLVGSWLSGLVVDKYATVLADGSAAHNWRAIWLVASGLSAVVLILFVSVFKDDEDDEPNTTATTPLMVDAEPALVPEGSI
- the cyoE gene encoding heme o synthase, which codes for MVTAAPIPDARAALRRPSTIVTDYVELFKPRVTLMVIITAAAGFYLGSLRSGISPLNLQFVWAMVGMSIVTAGSSTLNQVIERRTDALMPRTQSRPLAAKRLGFAHGLIIGLLCIAIGSVVLALTTNPITSMLTLLTAIGYVAIYTPLKRMSMAATFVGAFPGALPPLIGWTAARGFIEWPAVALFAILFVWQFPHFEAIGWLYRNDYAKAGIRVTAVAKPGGLATAAQALFYAVLMIPVSLWPVWLGTSGWAYGAAALVLGIAYLYYTLRFTRITRDLPPAESRKIARDLLKVSVIYLPLLLAAMILNAHGRIFF
- a CDS encoding sugar phosphate isomerase/epimerase family protein, producing the protein MKLGLFTALFGSLNFDELLEELKRYPAITAVELGTGNFPGASHVDLEGLLTGTSTSMTFGRRIADAGLTISALSCHGNPIHPRADIAAHDDDIIRKTILLAEKLGVPVVNTFSGCPGGAPADVTPNWITAAWPPEYAEALDWQWNERVIPYWQKTAAFAANHGVKIALEAHPGFVVYNPETLLRLRAAAGPSLGINFDPSHMWWQGIDIPTAIAELGEAIFHFHAKDVYVSPGNKARNGVLDTKSYRDMAARSWLFRSVGWGHSEIEWKGIASALRLAGYDYVISIEHEDALTSIHEGLSSAINMLSRVLITEPAVVPWWT
- a CDS encoding Gfo/Idh/MocA family protein produces the protein MQSAPTKKIGMGLVGPGFIASHHIDAVRRLGFAEVVALADASVELARPKADALGIRNAYGSAQELIADPDVDVVHNTTPNHLHFAVSMAAIEAGKHIVSEKPLAMDSDQCRRLRDAAKAAGVVNAVMFNYRGNPLVQHMRAMIAADEIGSPVFVKGQYLQDWLTDDHVFSWRLDPALGGKSSALADIGSHTCDLAEHVTGAKIVSVLADLGTIVKTRYTSGSAIAFSGEKGGDLREVQIAGEDVASVMLRFANGAKGIVTVGQVLPGHKNDLQLEINGRKASLGWKQESQNELWIGRYDAPNSMMAKDPSLMAASAKPYAHLPGGHQEGWPDAFFNVVSAIYGWVRAGAASPKPEVVSSFADATHVTEIVDAMLRSHDGGNVWIAVE